ATACAAATGTATTCACTGTTCGCTTCAAAGCAGGTGTGATGACGCAGTGCTTAAGCCCTGCGTCATATTCTGCTTACACGTTCATCCCTCTTTCACCGTGTACGGATTCATCAAGACCCATCTCTTCGTCCTCGGCAGTGACTCTTGCACCACCAGTAAGTGCACTTGCAATGTAGTAGACCACGACCGTACCGATCAGTGTCCAGAGACCAACAACCACAACAGACTCGACCTGCACCATGAACTGTCCCATTCTGTCTCCACTTTCTTTCATCGGTCCGTCCCAGAGAAGTGCTTTGTCGTTCAGTGCGAGAAGTCCAGTCATCAATGCACCCCAGAGACCAGCAAGGAAGTGGATACCGAATGCATCAAGAGAGTCATCGTATCCGAACATTTTTTTAAGTTTGACAACACCGAAAAATCCGATGAGCGAACCACCGATACCGATGATGAATGCGCCGCCGACACTTACAAAACCTGCTGCCGGTGTGATGGCAACCAGGCCTGCAACGATACCTGATGCGATACCAAGAAGTGTCGGCTTCTTATAGACAACCCACTCGATGAGCAACCATGTGAGACCGGCAGCGGCAGTTGCAACAGTCGTAGTAAGCAATGCTACACCTGCAATAGCATTCGCACCGAATGCAGAACCGGCGTTGAATCCATACCATCCGAACCACAGGATAGCTGCACCCGCTGCAGTGAAGATGATGCTGAATGGCTTCATAGCGACTTTTGGATATCCGGCTCTTTTACCTACAAGGATAGCAAGTACAAGTCCTGCCAGACCACCGTTCATGTGTACAACAGTACCACCGGCAAAGTCAAGTGCACCTGCATCAAAAAGAAGGGCACCGTTTCCACCCCATACCATGTGTGTGATAGGTGCATAAACTACGAGTCCCCAAAGGGCTACAACAATCATCCATGTAGAGAACTTCATACGTCCGATGACCGAACCTGAAGCAATTGCTACTGTAATAGCGGCAAAGGTACCCTGGAATGCGATAAATACGAAAGTCGGATAGGTACCGCTCAGGTCTGTCCATTTTGTTTCACTGAGAAGAATGTTCCCAAGACCACCGATGAATTTCTGAATGCCTGCGCTTTCAGCTGTACCGAATGCAATGGAATATCCTGCAACGATCCATACAACAAATGCGAGTACGAAAGCACCCATGACCATTGCGTAAGTGTTCAGTGCATTCTTGCTTCTTGTCATACCAGCGTAAAAGAGTGCGAGTCCTGCTGGTGTCATAAGAAGTACAAGCGCGGTGGAGATCATCATCCATGCTGTATCACCCGAATCGAGTTTGTCTGCTGCCGAAGCGGCAATAGGCATCAATGATGCCAAGAGAGCGAAAAGTTTTAACTTCATCCTGTTTCCTTTTAATTTGAATTACAGGAGCAATGATAACATGGCCATATCATTCTGAGGTCCGGTTTAGTGATTAATTTTTAGGCAATGAGCGTTAATGCCGGTTTATTGGATGAGAGGAATCTCCAGTTTGATATTATGCTCATTGAGGAGTACGGAGATATGTATCTTGTTTGCAAGTGTCCTGATCTCATTGTCGGCATCTGTGTATCTGCCGTTCGCTTTGACGGTAAGCTGTATCAGAGGTTCTTTTTTCCCGGAGATGACCACATGCTCACCAATGAGAAATTTCAGTGTAATACTGATGGAGTCCGAAGACCTGAAGGCGTTAAGTGTTTTGCGAAGGAGTTTGGAAAAGGTGTTCTGATCTACCTGGAAGGGAGGTATGTCCTGGTCGGTCAGAAGCTGCAGATGATTGGGATTCTTTGTTTTGAAAAGTGCAATGTTCGCCTCTAGCAGTATATTGATGTCTGTCGTGATGAGTTTGTCTGTATCAAGAGGCACCGTAGATTTGACCCGCGGGGCATTGTAAAAACGGATGAAGATCTGCTCTTCGTTCTCATAGCCTACAGTAATGGAGTAGAAATTGAAAGCCTCATAGGTTAAATTGACGGCAGTGGTCTTGTAGCCGAATGACTGTGGCGCATAAGAGAGTGCAATGTCGTAGAGCTCCTGTTTGGAAGCATACCCGAAGAGAATTTCGGCTGCATTGTTGAGGTAGAGTATTTTTCCCTGGTTGCTAAAAAGGATGAAGGGACTGTTGTCCCATTCGACAAAAGGCTGAAAATCAATCGATAGTGTGTTCATGTATTTTCTTTCTGAGCGTATTTCTATTAATGCCCAATACCTGGGAAAGTTTCAGTTGGGAGCCGTATTTTTTCAGTCCGGCTTCGATGAGGGGTTTTTCGTAGAGTTCAAGATACTCTTTATAGGCATTGTTGCCCGTAATATGTTCCATTATATAATAGTAAACAGCCTCCTCAATACTTTTTTTATCCATGGTACGTATGGTTAGGAAAGTATAAATGGCTCTTTTGAGGCTTTTGCTGTTAGCACTGAGATCCATTTTGAATTCTGAAAGGTCGGCAGGCAGTTTTTCAATCATCAGGTCATGCTGCGCCTGCTGGAAGAAGAGGTCTCTGATATAGAGAGCGTCCTGCGGCCGTTCTTTGAAAGAAGGCATCGTATAGATAAATGCGAAAAGTGTATCTATGGTACTGTAGTTACCGGCAAAGTTGGCAGTGGCAATGATACGTTTGTTGTCAAAGTCAAGCGCTTCCTGATTGCTGAGCATTTCAAAATCAGTGATGATCAGTTCATCCTGTTCCTCAAGAGCCTGTTCTACCTCTTTCTGCACTTTTCCGGAGACCATAGGGGCCTGAGGAAAAAGATAGCGTGCCAGACTTTTTTTCCCTGTATGGGCTTCCCCTATGATGATAGA
This DNA window, taken from Sulfurovum lithotrophicum, encodes the following:
- a CDS encoding helix-turn-helix domain-containing protein translates to MEQFFTTSEQVQQIIKGFNLTKTLFVSSIIIGEAHTGKKSLARYLFPQAPMVSGKVQKEVEQALEEQDELIITDFEMLSNQEALDFDNKRIIATANFAGNYSTIDTLFAFIYTMPSFKERPQDALYIRDLFFQQAQHDLMIEKLPADLSEFKMDLSANSKSLKRAIYTFLTIRTMDKKSIEEAVYYYIMEHITGNNAYKEYLELYEKPLIEAGLKKYGSQLKLSQVLGINRNTLRKKIHEHTID
- a CDS encoding ammonium transporter, with amino-acid sequence MKLKLFALLASLMPIAASAADKLDSGDTAWMMISTALVLLMTPAGLALFYAGMTRSKNALNTYAMVMGAFVLAFVVWIVAGYSIAFGTAESAGIQKFIGGLGNILLSETKWTDLSGTYPTFVFIAFQGTFAAITVAIASGSVIGRMKFSTWMIVVALWGLVVYAPITHMVWGGNGALLFDAGALDFAGGTVVHMNGGLAGLVLAILVGKRAGYPKVAMKPFSIIFTAAGAAILWFGWYGFNAGSAFGANAIAGVALLTTTVATAAAGLTWLLIEWVVYKKPTLLGIASGIVAGLVAITPAAGFVSVGGAFIIGIGGSLIGFFGVVKLKKMFGYDDSLDAFGIHFLAGLWGALMTGLLALNDKALLWDGPMKESGDRMGQFMVQVESVVVVGLWTLIGTVVVYYIASALTGGARVTAEDEEMGLDESVHGERGMNV